Proteins found in one Corynebacterium canis genomic segment:
- a CDS encoding sodium:solute symporter family protein, with protein sequence MILAQSASLRLDAHWVDYAIVAIYFAFVLGIGWAARSRVSSSIDFFLSGRSLPAWVTGLAFISANLGAVEIIGMSANGVQYGFQTMHYFWVGAIPAMVFLGIVMMPFYYGSKVRSVPEFMLKRFGAGAHLVNAISFAVAQLLIAGVNLLLLAKIVEALLGWSLWVTLLVAAIIVLSYITLGGLSAAIYNEVLQFFVIVAALLPLTLIGLHTVGGWSGLKEKVASESHFHTWPGTDISGFDNPVVSAVGIVFGLGFVLSFGYWTTNFVEVQRAMASESLSAARKTPIIGAFPKMFIPFLVVLPGMVASVSVAELMGNNPTARPNDAILLLMRDLLPNGLLGIAIAGLLASFMAGMAANISAFNTVISYDIWQTYVVKNRDDAYYLNFGRIATVGATLIAVFTALIAQNFGNVMDYLQTLFGFFNAPLFATFILGMFWKRMTAHAGWSSLVAGTASAVIYWYVSQFTDTTAAVFNLPGQGTAFVAASLAFVTAVIVAIIVSMFTAPKPSEELVGFVYSETPKDVRTDSTEAAMPWYRQTVPLGVLCMVLVIALNIIFA encoded by the coding sequence GTGATTCTCGCGCAATCGGCATCGCTGCGGCTCGATGCACACTGGGTGGACTACGCTATCGTCGCCATCTACTTCGCCTTCGTTCTTGGGATTGGTTGGGCGGCGCGTTCCCGCGTTTCCAGTTCCATTGACTTCTTCCTGTCTGGCCGGTCGCTCCCCGCATGGGTGACCGGCCTCGCCTTTATCTCCGCCAACCTGGGTGCGGTGGAAATCATTGGTATGTCTGCAAACGGCGTCCAATACGGTTTCCAAACCATGCACTACTTCTGGGTTGGCGCAATCCCCGCCATGGTGTTCCTGGGCATCGTAATGATGCCGTTCTACTATGGCTCCAAAGTGCGCTCCGTGCCGGAATTCATGCTCAAGCGTTTTGGCGCCGGCGCACACCTGGTCAACGCCATTTCCTTCGCGGTGGCCCAGCTGCTGATCGCAGGTGTGAACCTGCTGCTGCTGGCCAAGATCGTGGAGGCCCTGCTCGGCTGGTCGCTGTGGGTGACCCTGCTGGTCGCCGCCATTATCGTGCTCAGCTACATCACCCTGGGTGGTTTGTCCGCCGCCATCTACAACGAGGTGCTGCAATTCTTCGTTATCGTTGCAGCTTTGCTGCCGTTGACCCTCATTGGGTTGCACACGGTTGGCGGTTGGAGCGGCCTGAAGGAAAAAGTGGCGTCGGAAAGCCACTTCCACACGTGGCCGGGCACGGACATCTCGGGCTTTGATAACCCCGTGGTTTCCGCAGTGGGCATCGTCTTCGGCCTCGGCTTTGTGCTCAGCTTCGGGTATTGGACCACCAACTTCGTTGAGGTGCAGCGCGCCATGGCCTCCGAATCGCTCTCGGCGGCGCGCAAAACCCCGATCATCGGCGCCTTCCCGAAGATGTTTATCCCGTTCCTAGTGGTGCTGCCCGGTATGGTCGCCAGCGTTTCCGTAGCCGAACTTATGGGCAATAACCCCACGGCGCGGCCGAACGATGCGATCCTGCTGCTGATGCGTGACCTGCTGCCGAACGGCCTGTTGGGCATCGCAATCGCCGGTCTGCTGGCCTCGTTTATGGCGGGTATGGCCGCCAATATCTCGGCCTTTAACACGGTGATTTCCTACGATATTTGGCAGACCTATGTGGTGAAGAATCGCGACGATGCCTACTACCTGAACTTCGGGCGTATCGCCACGGTCGGCGCCACGCTGATCGCAGTGTTTACCGCGTTGATCGCGCAAAACTTCGGCAACGTGATGGACTACCTGCAAACGCTGTTCGGGTTCTTTAACGCCCCGCTGTTCGCCACGTTCATTCTCGGTATGTTCTGGAAGCGCATGACCGCCCACGCCGGTTGGAGCTCGCTGGTCGCGGGTACCGCCTCCGCGGTGATCTACTGGTACGTTTCCCAGTTCACCGACACCACCGCCGCCGTGTTTAACCTCCCCGGTCAGGGCACCGCCTTCGTGGCAGCTTCCCTGGCGTTTGTGACGGCCGTGATCGTAGCGATCATCGTCTCCATGTTTACCGCACCGAAGCCTTCGGAAGAACTGGTCGGATTCGTCTACTCCGAAACCCCGAAGGATGTTCGCACGGATTCCACCGAGGCAGCCATGCCGTGGTACCGCCAGACCGTGCCGCTTGGCGTGCTTTGCATGGTCCTCGTCATCGCCCTCAATATCATCTTCGCTTAA